One genomic segment of Catalinimonas alkaloidigena includes these proteins:
- a CDS encoding bifunctional riboflavin kinase/FAD synthetase, whose product MKVHDGSTSFEQPRLAVVTSGTFDGVHIGHRKILKRLVEIARQRSGETVVVTFWPHPRMVLHPEDDTLKLLSTFEEKVKIFEQVGIDHVVRIPFTRAFSQLSSEAFIRNILVKKIDTQYLIIGYDHRFGKNREGSFDYLKENADKYGFQVEEIPRQDVDHVGVSSTKIRNALEGGDIFTANEYLGQPYQITGKVVKGDQLGRSWGFPTANLVVPERYKLIPEDGIYACRVRWEGKQFEGMMYIGVRPTINGVQRNIEVNIFDFDTQIYGETLQVEFIGQIRADMKYENIELLKAQLAVDREDALKILAEFK is encoded by the coding sequence ATGAAAGTACACGATGGTAGCACTTCTTTTGAGCAGCCCCGGCTTGCTGTAGTGACCAGCGGTACTTTTGATGGTGTACACATAGGGCACAGGAAAATACTAAAGCGACTGGTTGAAATTGCCAGGCAGAGAAGTGGAGAAACTGTGGTAGTTACTTTCTGGCCGCATCCGCGAATGGTCCTGCATCCCGAAGACGACACACTTAAACTTTTATCCACATTTGAAGAAAAAGTAAAAATTTTTGAGCAAGTGGGAATTGATCATGTCGTTCGCATACCTTTCACCAGAGCGTTCTCCCAGCTCAGTTCCGAAGCGTTTATCCGTAATATTTTGGTCAAAAAAATTGATACTCAATATCTCATCATTGGTTATGACCATCGCTTCGGTAAGAATCGTGAAGGGAGCTTTGACTATCTCAAAGAAAACGCTGACAAATATGGCTTCCAGGTAGAAGAGATCCCCCGCCAGGATGTAGATCATGTGGGGGTAAGCTCCACCAAAATCCGAAACGCACTGGAAGGAGGAGATATTTTTACAGCTAATGAATACCTGGGGCAGCCCTATCAAATCACTGGTAAAGTAGTGAAAGGAGATCAACTGGGAAGAAGCTGGGGTTTTCCTACTGCTAACTTAGTAGTCCCTGAACGTTATAAGCTAATTCCTGAAGATGGTATATACGCCTGCAGAGTGAGATGGGAGGGTAAGCAGTTTGAAGGTATGATGTATATTGGTGTGCGTCCCACCATTAATGGAGTGCAGCGTAATATTGAAGTCAATATCTTTGATTTTGATACGCAGATTTACGGAGAAACACTCCAGGTGGAATTCATAGGGCAGATTCGTGCTGACATGAAGTATGAGAATATTGAGCTACTCAAAGCACAACTGGCAGTAGACCGTGAAGATGCTTTGAAGATCCTGGCAGAGTTTAAGTAG
- the truB gene encoding tRNA pseudouridine(55) synthase TruB, protein MPENYSLFDKEHYNFQQGEVILIDKPLEWTSFDVVNKLRYQIKLKKIGHAGTLDPLATGLLILCTGKMTKQIEQFQAQEKEYTGTLVLGKTTPSIDLETDFDSDTPIDHLNANDLEAVGKQFIGEIEQVPPMYSAIKVGGERLYKKARKGKEVLVKPREVTVSVFELTRIELPEVDFRIVCSKGTYIRSLVRDFGKALGVGAYLSSLRRTRNGAFHVSDAYQINEFVDLIKKNAS, encoded by the coding sequence ATGCCTGAAAATTATTCATTATTTGACAAAGAGCATTATAACTTTCAGCAGGGAGAAGTTATACTGATTGATAAACCTCTGGAATGGACTTCTTTTGATGTAGTGAATAAGCTCCGTTATCAAATCAAACTCAAAAAAATTGGTCATGCTGGTACTTTGGATCCTTTGGCTACAGGCTTACTTATCCTCTGTACAGGTAAGATGACCAAGCAGATAGAGCAGTTTCAGGCACAGGAAAAAGAATACACCGGTACTTTAGTATTAGGTAAGACGACTCCTTCAATAGACCTCGAAACCGATTTTGATAGTGATACCCCTATAGACCATCTGAATGCTAATGATCTGGAAGCCGTTGGCAAGCAGTTTATAGGTGAAATTGAGCAGGTCCCTCCAATGTATTCGGCTATCAAAGTAGGAGGAGAACGCCTGTACAAAAAAGCCCGCAAAGGAAAAGAAGTGCTTGTAAAGCCTCGTGAAGTTACGGTAAGTGTTTTTGAGTTGACCAGAATTGAACTGCCGGAAGTTGATTTTCGTATAGTCTGTTCTAAAGGTACTTACATCCGCAGCCTGGTGCGCGATTTTGGCAAAGCACTGGGTGTGGGGGCTTATTTATCCAGCCTGCGCCGTACGCGCAATGGAGCGTTTCATGTGAGCGATGCCTATCAGATCAATGAGTTTGTAGACCTGATCAAAAAAAACGCATCATAA
- a CDS encoding undecaprenyl-diphosphate phosphatase, protein MSIIEAIILGVVQGLTEFLPVSSSGHIELGTVLLGVQSKDNLLFSVVVHSATALSTIVVFRKDIARLIIGLFKFQWNDELKYISKLLLSMVPVGLIGVFYKDQIEAFFGGDVLLVGFMLLLTATLLAMTYYARKQGGNVTYPKAFIIGMAQAIAILPGISRSGATIATSLLIGVEKEKAARFSFLMVLLPIIGASLLEVKDFIEEPALASGISGTALLLGFIAAFVSGLLACQWMISIVKKGKLIYFAIYCLIVGIIAIITALT, encoded by the coding sequence CTTACCGAATTTTTGCCTGTAAGCAGTAGCGGGCATATTGAACTGGGAACAGTTTTATTAGGAGTACAAAGCAAGGACAACCTGCTCTTTTCTGTAGTGGTACACAGTGCTACCGCCCTCAGCACCATAGTCGTTTTTCGTAAAGACATTGCCCGGCTGATCATTGGGCTCTTTAAGTTTCAGTGGAATGATGAGCTAAAGTATATTTCCAAGCTTCTGCTTTCCATGGTCCCCGTAGGCCTTATCGGTGTTTTTTATAAAGATCAGATTGAAGCCTTTTTTGGTGGAGATGTGCTATTAGTAGGTTTTATGCTTTTACTGACAGCTACTCTACTGGCCATGACCTATTACGCCAGGAAGCAGGGGGGGAATGTTACGTATCCCAAAGCTTTTATCATCGGAATGGCGCAGGCTATCGCTATTCTGCCCGGCATATCCCGTTCGGGAGCTACCATTGCCACTTCATTACTGATAGGTGTTGAAAAGGAAAAAGCTGCCCGCTTTTCTTTTCTGATGGTACTCTTGCCTATCATCGGAGCTTCTTTGTTAGAAGTAAAAGATTTTATTGAAGAGCCGGCCTTAGCAAGCGGGATTTCCGGAACAGCTCTTTTGCTGGGCTTTATCGCTGCCTTCGTTTCTGGCTTATTAGCCTGCCAGTGGATGATCTCTATAGTGAAAAAAGGAAAACTTATTTACTTCGCCATCTATTGTTTAATTGTAGGCATCATCGCCATTATTACCGCATTGACGTAA